One window of Bacteroidota bacterium genomic DNA carries:
- a CDS encoding 2-oxo acid dehydrogenase subunit E2, producing the protein MPTPPDPADPYRHDSPWRRMAAAVFAAPTDARLSVTVDVDVSEAVAFLEAGRRPGVRLGLVHLVAAAIARTIDEDVPAMNTYLHRGRVRAKRSLDVLLTAKVPGRDALTEIRLAAAHTQTAYALAEAAHAGLRHLRTPQGRRATKKTYTLARIPWAVRRPVFKALRGMTSGLGLALPAFDMAPESFGTVVLSEVGRFKHREAPFWTRSVDGPLVPAARGTTVVWLMEPRPMPVATGETTIGRICAPLSATFDHRLVDGRHVGVFFSGVARRLRDPARLCEPPRG; encoded by the coding sequence ATGCCGACGCCGCCGGACCCTGCCGACCCGTACCGCCACGACAGTCCGTGGCGACGCATGGCTGCCGCGGTGTTCGCTGCGCCGACCGATGCCCGACTCTCCGTGACCGTCGACGTGGATGTCTCCGAGGCGGTCGCATTTCTCGAAGCGGGACGCCGACCTGGCGTACGGCTCGGCCTGGTGCACCTCGTGGCTGCCGCCATCGCGCGCACGATCGACGAGGACGTGCCGGCCATGAACACCTACCTCCACCGCGGACGAGTCCGCGCCAAGCGCTCCCTCGACGTGCTCTTGACGGCGAAGGTGCCAGGTCGTGATGCGTTGACAGAGATCAGGCTCGCCGCTGCACATACCCAGACGGCGTACGCCCTAGCCGAGGCTGCGCACGCCGGACTGCGCCACCTGCGTACGCCACAGGGACGACGGGCAACGAAGAAAACCTACACGCTAGCACGCATCCCATGGGCTGTCCGTCGGCCCGTTTTCAAAGCGCTACGTGGCATGACGTCGGGCCTCGGTCTAGCGCTGCCTGCCTTCGATATGGCGCCGGAATCGTTCGGGACGGTCGTGCTTTCTGAGGTTGGACGCTTCAAGCACCGCGAGGCCCCCTTCTGGACGCGCTCAGTGGATGGGCCGCTCGTCCCAGCCGCCCGCGGTACCACCGTCGTGTGGCTGATGGAGCCACGCCCCATGCCCGTCGCCACGGGAGAAACCACCATCGGTCGCATCTGCGCACCGCTCTCCGCCACCTTCGACCACCGGCTCGTGGACGGACGACACGTCGGGGTGTTCTTCAGCGGTGTCGCGCGCCGACTGCGCGACCCTGCACGACTGTGCGAGCCACCACGCGGCTGA